The genomic region AGCGCCCTGTCTTTTATCACCATGGATAGCAGCTGAAGGTATATTCTGCTGTTGGAGCTGTTTAGCTAAACGATCAGCGCCATGCTTTGTTCGAACAAAAACCAGAACCTGATACCAGTTATCCTTATTCATCAAATGGACAAGAAGAGAGGATTTCTGTTTCTGATCAACATAGAGAGCCTTTTGTTCTACCATATCAGCAGGAGTATTTCCCTTGGTCACTTCTACAGTAACAGGATTGGTTAATATCTTATTAACAAGCTTTCTCACATCTTTATCATAGGTTGCAGAAAACATTAGATTCTGTCTTTGTTCTGGCAGATATTTAATGATCTTCTGGACATCCTGAATAAAGCCCATATCGAACATTCTATCGGCTTCATCAAGAACAAATATTTTTATGTTCTCCAAATTAATGGTCTTTTGACGGAGATGATCCAGTAAACGTCCAGGTGTAGCAATAAGAATATCGAGACCGTTTTTGATATTTTTGATCTGAGGATTAATACTAACCCCACCATAGACAGAAGCTGATTTTAGATCCAGGTGTTTACCATAATCTTTAAAGCTCTCCCCTACTTGATCAGCAAGTTCTCGTGTTGGTGTTAGTATCAGGGCTCGTGGATTCTTATTAGACCGCCCTCTTTCACTTAGTTTATTAAGGATAGGCAGAGCAAAAGCGGCTGTTTTACCAGTCCCTGTTTGAGAACCACCCAATACGTCTTTACCTTTTAAAATAGCCGGTATGGCTTCTGATTGGACTTTCGTAGGTGTTTTATATCCTCTTGACTCAATAGCTTTAAGGATCTCGGGAATTAGTCCCAATTTATCAAAATTCATCGTTCCTCCTGAACAAAATGGTAATAACCAACCCGCAATATGACATTGCTCCAGTTCAGGCGAATTATAATTAGCTTTGAGTTTAAAACCGGATATTAAACAAAGGTGCATTGAGAACTACCATTTAATACACTTTATGTATAGTCCTAAAAGCTTTAGTAACCCAAATATGCGAATAAACTTGACTTTACAATATCGCACACGATATATTCTTATACGATAACCGTACAGGAGGTATCCTATGTCAAATAATTTTTATGACCTGGAAGCGAAGGCAAATACAGGAAAAGACGTAAAATTTGATGCCTATAAGGGCAAAACTGTTCTAGTCGTGAATACTGCGAGTAAATGTGGCTTTACACCTCAATATGATGGTCTGCAAAAGCTATACGACAAGTATAAGGATCAAGGACTGGAGATTTTAGGATTTCCCTGTGATCAATTCGGCAACCAGGAACCTGGAAATGACAGTGAAATTCAAGAATTTTGTAAGGTCAACTTTGGTGTCAACTTCCCCCTCTTTAAAAAGACAGATGTTAACGGCCCCGAAGCCCATCCTGTATTCCAGTACTTGAAAAAATCTTTGCCCGGAGTATTTGGCAGCAAAGTGAAGTGGAATTTTACAAAATTTTTGGTAGACTCTAAGGGCAATCCAGTTAAAAGATTTGCACCAACTGTAAAACCAGAAAAGATGGAAAAACAGATTGAGAAACTCTTAAAGGAAGCCTAAATGAGCGACTATCCCCAGCTAAAGTTGGAAAATCAAATATGTTTTCCCCTTTATGCAGCCCATAGATTGACAACACAAAAATACCAGCCCTTATTAAGTGCCCTGGATATAACCTATACACAGTACTTAATACTAATGGTACTATGGGAAAGAGATGATCAAACAGTATCCTCTATAGGAAAGACTCTATATCTTTCCTCTAATACATTGACACCTCTTTTAAAACGTCTAGAGGCTAAGGGAATCCTGACACGAAGACGATCAGAAAATGATGAGCGACAAGTTTTGATTAGTCTAACAGAAGAAGGACAGGCCCTAAAAGAAAAGGCAAAAGATATTCCGCTCCAACTTGTTGAAAGCTTTGGGGATAAATTCTCAGCCGAAAAGGCAATAGAATTAAAGATGGCCTTAGAAGAATTAATTGCGTCTATGACTTTATGACCTGCAACAGGAACCAATAGAAAAAGGGCTATTGCAAAAAGCCAGAATAGGCTTTCCGCAATGGCCCTTGCTTATTTATAATAAAAAAGGAACTAGGATACCACTCCTTATTTTTTGTGTCAGAACTCAATATCAATTACGTTCTCGAAAAACCGCGATACAGGATCATTCAGCATAATGAGAAAGCTAAACCTCATAGGACATCTATTGGTTTATTAAGAAGGTATATGTCTTTACTTAGAACGAAGAAAACCTGTTATTAAATCGGTTAATAAATGTATTCTTTAGTTTTTCCTCGGTAGCATTATTTAGAGAATAATGATCTATGACACAGCCTTTTTCAATATGAATAATTTGGGTACAAGTATTAAAAATAAATTCTAAATCATGTGATATTATGACCACAGTCTTACCAATAGTCCTAAGGAAAGCAATGATTTTTGCCACTTCTTTCATATGTCTAAGATCTAATCCACTTGTAGGCTCATCAAAAATAAGAATCTCTTTATTGGAAGCAATCGCACTAGCAATAGC from Spirochaeta cellobiosiphila DSM 17781 harbors:
- a CDS encoding MarR family winged helix-turn-helix transcriptional regulator, which translates into the protein MSDYPQLKLENQICFPLYAAHRLTTQKYQPLLSALDITYTQYLILMVLWERDDQTVSSIGKTLYLSSNTLTPLLKRLEAKGILTRRRSENDERQVLISLTEEGQALKEKAKDIPLQLVESFGDKFSAEKAIELKMALEELIASMTL
- a CDS encoding glutathione peroxidase — protein: MSNNFYDLEAKANTGKDVKFDAYKGKTVLVVNTASKCGFTPQYDGLQKLYDKYKDQGLEILGFPCDQFGNQEPGNDSEIQEFCKVNFGVNFPLFKKTDVNGPEAHPVFQYLKKSLPGVFGSKVKWNFTKFLVDSKGNPVKRFAPTVKPEKMEKQIEKLLKEA
- a CDS encoding DEAD/DEAH box helicase, whose translation is MNFDKLGLIPEILKAIESRGYKTPTKVQSEAIPAILKGKDVLGGSQTGTGKTAAFALPILNKLSERGRSNKNPRALILTPTRELADQVGESFKDYGKHLDLKSASVYGGVSINPQIKNIKNGLDILIATPGRLLDHLRQKTINLENIKIFVLDEADRMFDMGFIQDVQKIIKYLPEQRQNLMFSATYDKDVRKLVNKILTNPVTVEVTKGNTPADMVEQKALYVDQKQKSSLLVHLMNKDNWYQVLVFVRTKHGADRLAKQLQQQNIPSAAIHGDKRQGARTRALEQFKKGDLQALIATDVAARGIHMNELGYVVNYDLPQVPEDYVHRVGRTGRAGKKGIAISFVTPDEKRQLQRIERLLKTNIDIFKEEGFVPDATVVTTPKKKPASPYGVQKGPKNRKGNESRGSVPSKPGSHKSFGRKPGSKHTSSSQKKSHPFPKGKLGYK